One segment of Triticum aestivum cultivar Chinese Spring chromosome 2A, IWGSC CS RefSeq v2.1, whole genome shotgun sequence DNA contains the following:
- the LOC123191746 gene encoding zinc finger MYM-type protein 1: MRGRRRVVAAQLTGYSAADSAVVGRQMTAAGDRWRSSGSVGESPPPFQFSTPSPPFAYCPSRPSPSSAQLLLPRTQVCFSPSPHLLARWAVAPTLHSRSGISRSDSHIQAAAMKRKAGPNTIKINAFFKRVASSSQPTEIVGEADVQVTNPSPVNASDQDMPDVVNVAEQAEVITTPYQRDPGKRCQIWELPPDKQDDARHFYISKGAYRPELVEYPFDEKSKHRRRFQKDWYTNFWWLDYSTHNDSAYCLPCFLFSKKPVGRCGSDTFSVKGFRNWKKVNDGKACAFLTHVGGPDSAHNYSARCYEDLKTSMAHIDYVMEKRNEKVATATRLRLKTTIEAMRWLIFQACSFRGHDESAGSKNQGNFLEMVKILALYNKDVAGVVLENAPGNAKYTSGDVQKEIVGILALEVQKAIREEIGNAKFCIMVDEARDESRKEQMAVVLRFANKEAEIIERFLDLVHVNDTAALTLKNAICIVLSNNNLNVQDIRGQAYDGASNMRGEWNGLKALILRECPYAYYIHCMAHQLQLALVAASREVHEVHNFFQNANFVINVVSASTKRSDELLANQAEEIAREIELGELDTGRGQNQIGTLQRPGDTRWSSHYKSIQSLKKMFAATVAVLRDYEDH; the protein is encoded by the exons ATGCGGGGGCGCCGCCGCGTGGTGGCAGCTCAGCTGACTGGATACTCTGCCGCCGACAGCGCGGTGGTTGGGCGACAAATGACTGCAGCAGGAGATAGGTGGCGGAGCAGTGGCTCAGTTGGTGAG TCGCCGCCGCCGTTCCAGTTTTCGACACCCTCGCCCCCGTTCGCCTATTGCCCTTCTCGCCCATCGCCCTCCTCTGCTCAGCTGCTCCTGCCCAGGACCCAGGTCTGCTTCTCGCCTTCTCCTCATCTCCTGGCTCGGTGGGCGGTGGCTCCTACTCTTCATTCTCGATCAGGGATCAGCCGATCTGATTCACATATTCAG GCAGCAGCTATGAAGAGAAAAGCAGGGCCAAACACCATTAAGATTAATGCTTTTTTTAAGCGGGTTGCTTCAAGTTCTCAACCTACTGAAATTGTTGGTGAGGCGGATGTGCAAGTTACAAATCCGAGTCCAGTTAACGCTTCTGATCAGGATATGCCGGACGTGGTAAATGTTGCAGAACAAGCAGAAGTTATAACCACACCTTATCAGAGAGATCCTGGTAAACGTTGCCAAATTTGGGAGCTCCCACCAGACAAGCAAGATGACGCTCGGCATTTTTATATATCTAAGGGAGCATATCGACCGGAGTTGGTAGAATACCCATTTGATGAAAAGTCTAAACACCGTCGTCGATTTCAaaaagattggtacacaaatttctggTGGCTTGACTATTCAACACACAATGATAGCGCATATTGTTTGCCGTGCTTTCTCTTCTCAAAAAAACCTGTTGGGAGATGTGGGTCTGATACATTCTCGGTCAAGGGTTTTAGAAACTGGAAAAAGGTTAATGATGGAAAAGCGTGTGCTTTTTTAACTCATGTTGGGGGCCCGGACTCTGCTCACAACTATTCCGCTCGGTGCTATGAAGATCTCAAGACCAGTATGGCTCATATCGACTATGTGATGGAAAAGAGAAATGAGAAGGTAGCTACTGCTACGAGATTGAGGCTTAAGACTACCATCGAAGCCATGAG GTGGCTGATATTCCAAGCTTGTTCTTTTAGAGGTCATGATGAATCTGCGGGGTCTAAGAACCAAGGAAATTTTCTTGAAATGGTTAAGATTCTCGCTTTGTACAATAAGGATGTCGCGGGAGTTGTTCTGGAAAATGCTCCAGGTAATGCAAAGTATACATCCGGAGATGTTCAGAAAGAGATTGTTGGCATACTTGCTCTAGAAGTGCAGAAAGCAATTAGAGAAGAAATAGGTAATGCGAAGTTCTGCATAATGGTTGATGAAGCTCGGGATGAATCAAGAAAAGAACAAATGGCAGTTGTTCTTCGGTTTGCCAACAAAGAAGCAGAAATAATTGAGCGTTTCCTTGATCTAGTTCATGTTAATGACACTGCTGCcttaactttgaaaaatgcaataTGTATTGTACTGTCAAATAATAACTTGAATGTACAAGACATCAGGGGCCAAGCATATGACGGTGCAAGTAATATGAGAGGGGAGTGGAATGGACTGAAGGCTCTTATTCTCCGTGAGTGTCCATATGCCTACTAtattcattgtatggctcatcaatTACAATTGGCGCTTGTTGCTGCATCACGAGAGGTACATGAGGTACATAACTTCTTTCAGAATGCAAATTTTGTAATAAATGTTGTTAGTGCTTCTACAAAGCGCAGCGATGAGCTACTAGCAAACCAAGCGGAGGAAATTGCTCGTGAAATTGAGTTGGGAGAGCTTGATACAGGCAGAGGGCAAAACCAAATAGGAACCTTACAGAGACCAGGAGACACAAGATGGAGTTCACACTATAAGTCCATACAGAGCTTAAAGAAGATGTTTGCTGCTACAGTTGCCGTCTTAAGAG ATTATGAAGATCACTGA